From one Streptomyces sp. R41 genomic stretch:
- a CDS encoding SCO6880 family protein: MSTDAMTRPTYGNWRRPRRPGLGPLGLLGTVVAFGGLLVALLASLVSLMAAIAVLVPVGLFLAPLALRTVDGRNVYQVLAVRIGWMKRKANGSHTYVSGPLSKRPGGRFQPPGLLARTKMYEGRDAYNRSFGVLHHPGRGLYTVVLACEPDGGSLVDPQQVDIWVASWGDWLARLSHEPGLRGAQVVVETAPDTGTRLAAEVLPRISPDAPAAARAVMEEVVERYPSASSEMHTYIALTYGPTGGPKRDVDDIITDLSMRLPGLLSGLVAAGGGSAYPLAAERLAEIVRVAYDPAIGPDVLSARAEHATTGLEWSDAGPAAAVETVTSYKHDSGVSRTWMLTLAPRGTVRSSVLRGLLEPAPGTRRKRVSLIYRPIDPATSARIVESDRRSAHFMAGSRRGLVQARASSEMQAAEQTAAEEAAGAGLVEFSLMVTVTVDDEEQLQDAGITVRNLQASSRILMRPADRMQASAFTCTLPVGLLPWEHTLVPYQIREAL; this comes from the coding sequence ATGTCCACCGACGCCATGACGCGTCCCACGTACGGGAACTGGCGCAGGCCCCGCCGTCCCGGACTCGGTCCGCTGGGTCTGCTCGGCACCGTCGTCGCCTTCGGCGGACTGCTGGTGGCGCTGCTGGCGTCGCTGGTCTCGCTCATGGCCGCGATCGCCGTGCTGGTGCCGGTCGGGCTGTTCCTCGCCCCGCTGGCGCTGCGCACCGTGGACGGCCGCAACGTCTACCAGGTCCTCGCGGTCCGGATCGGCTGGATGAAGCGCAAGGCGAACGGCTCGCACACGTATGTCTCCGGGCCGCTGTCCAAGCGCCCTGGCGGCCGCTTCCAGCCGCCAGGGCTGCTCGCGCGCACCAAGATGTACGAGGGCCGCGACGCCTACAACCGCTCGTTCGGCGTGCTGCACCACCCGGGCCGCGGTCTCTACACCGTGGTCCTGGCGTGCGAGCCGGACGGCGGTTCGCTGGTCGACCCCCAGCAGGTCGACATCTGGGTGGCGTCCTGGGGCGACTGGCTCGCGCGGCTCTCGCACGAGCCGGGTCTGCGCGGCGCCCAGGTGGTCGTCGAGACCGCCCCGGACACGGGTACGCGCCTCGCGGCCGAGGTGCTCCCCCGCATCTCGCCGGACGCTCCGGCCGCGGCCCGCGCCGTGATGGAGGAGGTCGTCGAACGCTACCCTTCGGCGTCCTCCGAGATGCACACGTACATCGCGTTGACGTACGGCCCGACGGGCGGCCCCAAGCGCGACGTCGACGACATCATCACCGACCTGTCGATGCGCCTGCCCGGCCTGCTGTCGGGCCTGGTGGCCGCGGGCGGCGGCAGCGCCTACCCCCTGGCCGCCGAGCGGCTCGCCGAGATCGTCCGGGTGGCGTACGACCCGGCCATCGGTCCCGACGTGCTCAGCGCCCGCGCCGAACACGCCACCACCGGCCTGGAGTGGAGCGACGCGGGTCCGGCGGCCGCCGTCGAGACCGTCACCTCGTACAAGCACGACTCGGGTGTCTCGCGCACCTGGATGCTGACGCTCGCGCCGCGCGGCACGGTGCGATCGAGCGTCCTGCGGGGCCTGCTCGAACCCGCGCCCGGCACCCGGCGCAAGAGGGTCTCCCTCATCTACCGGCCCATCGACCCGGCGACCTCCGCCCGCATCGTCGAGTCCGACCGGCGCTCCGCCCACTTCATGGCGGGCTCGCGGCGCGGTCTCGTCCAGGCGCGGGCCAGTTCGGAGATGCAGGCCGCCGAGCAGACCGCGGCCGAGGAGGCGGCGGGCGCCGGACTCGTGGAGTTCTCGCTGATGGTCACCGTCACCGTCGACGACGAGGAGCAGCTGCAGGACGCGGGCATCACCGTGCGCAACCTCCAGGCGTCGTCCCGCATCCTGATGCGCCCCGCGGACCGCATGCAGGCCTCGGCCTTCACCTGCACGCTGCCGGTCGGCCTGCTGCCGTGGGAGCACACCCTCGTTCCGTACCAGATCAGGGAGGCGCTGTGA
- a CDS encoding winged helix-turn-helix transcriptional regulator, with amino-acid sequence MAVSTTAAVSGEAAVGKYDTGEAMCPYRLVLEHVTSRWGVLVLIELLERPYRFSELRRAIGRVSEKMLTQTLQTLERDGLVHRDAKPVIPPRVDYSLTDLGREAATQVKALAIWTSDRMDDVEKARRAYDEARAASARAS; translated from the coding sequence ATGGCCGTAAGTACTACAGCAGCAGTCAGCGGTGAGGCGGCAGTCGGCAAGTACGACACCGGCGAAGCGATGTGCCCGTACCGCCTGGTCCTGGAGCACGTCACCAGCCGCTGGGGTGTGCTCGTTCTGATCGAGCTCCTGGAGCGCCCGTACCGATTCAGCGAGCTGCGCCGCGCCATCGGGCGCGTCAGCGAGAAGATGCTCACGCAGACTCTGCAGACCCTGGAGCGCGACGGTCTCGTACACCGCGACGCCAAACCGGTCATCCCGCCGCGCGTCGACTACTCGCTCACCGACCTGGGCCGCGAGGCCGCCACGCAGGTGAAGGCGCTCGCGATCTGGACCTCGGACCGGATGGACGACGTCGAGAAGGCCCGCCGCGCATACGACGAGGCCCGGGCGGCGAGCGCCCGGGCCTCGTGA
- a CDS encoding VOC family protein: protein MTPTPLHWKLVIDAADPHAQADFWAAALGYEVEDNSAFVERLLSLGALPAEATVEFHGRPAFRDLIAVRHPDDPYDKERGTGLGRRLLFQRVPEPKTVKNRLHLDLHPGDGRRADEVERLEGLGASVLRRVKEPGGEWVVMADPEGNEFCVQ, encoded by the coding sequence ATGACGCCCACTCCCCTGCACTGGAAGCTCGTCATCGACGCGGCCGACCCGCACGCCCAGGCCGACTTCTGGGCCGCCGCGCTTGGTTACGAGGTCGAGGACAACAGCGCTTTCGTCGAACGGCTGCTGAGCCTCGGCGCCCTGCCGGCCGAGGCCACCGTCGAGTTCCACGGCCGCCCGGCCTTCCGGGACCTGATCGCCGTACGACACCCGGACGACCCGTACGACAAGGAGCGCGGCACCGGCCTCGGCCGACGGCTCCTCTTCCAGCGCGTACCTGAGCCGAAGACCGTCAAGAACCGGCTCCATCTCGACCTGCACCCCGGCGACGGGCGGCGCGCGGACGAGGTCGAGCGGCTGGAGGGGCTGGGGGCGAGCGTGCTCCGGCGGGTGAAGGAGCCGGGGGGCGAGTGGGTGGTGATGGCGGATCCGGAGGGGAACGAGTTCTGCGTGCAGTAG
- the rarD gene encoding EamA family transporter RarD, which produces MAGKSKGEQHIGLLNGFAAYGMWGLVPLFWPLLKPAGAIEILAHRMVWSLAVVGAALLVMRRWAWAGELLRQPRRLGLITIAAAVITVNWGVYIWAVNSEHVVEASLGYFINPLVTIAMGVLLLKERLRPVQWAAVGVGFAAVLVLTIGYGRPPWISLCLAFSFATYGLVKKKVNLGGIESLAAETAIQFLPALAYLLWLGTKGDATFGTEGAGHAALLAATGLVTAIPLVCFGAAAIRVPLSTLGLLQYLAPVFQFLLGIFYFHEAMPPERWAGFALVWLALSLLTFDALRTARRAARTLRAGTRASRTSIATGTVSAARNADSVAAGPDPVDAKP; this is translated from the coding sequence GTGGCCGGGAAGTCGAAGGGCGAGCAGCACATAGGTCTGCTGAACGGCTTCGCGGCGTACGGCATGTGGGGGCTCGTCCCCCTCTTCTGGCCCCTGCTGAAGCCCGCCGGGGCGATCGAGATCCTCGCCCACCGGATGGTCTGGTCCCTCGCCGTGGTCGGCGCCGCGCTGCTGGTGATGCGGCGCTGGGCCTGGGCGGGCGAACTGCTCCGGCAGCCGCGCAGGCTGGGCCTGATCACGATCGCGGCGGCGGTCATCACCGTCAACTGGGGCGTCTACATCTGGGCCGTGAACTCCGAGCACGTGGTCGAGGCCTCGCTCGGTTACTTCATCAACCCGCTCGTCACCATCGCGATGGGCGTACTGCTCCTCAAGGAACGGCTGCGGCCGGTGCAGTGGGCGGCGGTCGGCGTCGGCTTCGCCGCGGTCCTCGTCCTCACCATCGGATACGGCCGCCCGCCGTGGATCTCCCTCTGCCTCGCCTTCTCCTTCGCCACGTACGGGCTGGTGAAGAAGAAGGTCAACCTCGGCGGCATCGAGTCGCTCGCCGCCGAGACCGCGATCCAGTTCCTGCCCGCGCTGGCCTATCTGCTGTGGCTGGGGACGAAGGGAGACGCGACCTTCGGTACGGAGGGCGCGGGGCACGCGGCGCTGCTCGCGGCGACGGGCCTCGTGACCGCCATACCCCTCGTCTGCTTCGGGGCCGCCGCCATCCGCGTTCCGCTCTCCACCCTCGGGCTCCTCCAGTACCTCGCCCCCGTCTTCCAGTTCCTGCTCGGCATCTTCTACTTCCACGAGGCCATGCCACCCGAGCGCTGGGCCGGGTTCGCGCTGGTCTGGCTGGCGCTGTCGCTGCTCACCTTCGACGCGCTGCGCACCGCGCGCCGTGCGGCCCGCACGCTCAGGGCCGGGACCAGGGCCTCCAGGACGAGCATCGCCACCGGCACCGTCAGCGCCGCGCGGAACGCGGACAGCGTGGCGGCCGGACCCGACCCCGTGGACGCCAAGCCGTAG
- a CDS encoding 2-oxoacid:ferredoxin oxidoreductase subunit beta, with amino-acid sequence MAETSTEGTGTIEALSLVPKAEARQSMRDFKSDQEVRWCPGCGDYAILAAVQGFMPELGLAKENIVFVSGIGCSSRFPYYMNTYGMHSIHGRAPAIATGLASSRRDLSVWVVTGDGDALSIGGNHLIHALRRNVNLKILLFNNRIYGLTKGQYSPTSEVGKITKSTPMGSLDAPFNPVSLAIGAEASFVARTIDSDRQHLTGVLRQAAAHPGTALVEIYQNCNIFNDGAFEALKDKQQAQEAVIRLEHGQPIRFGADGTRGVVRDQLTGDLKVVTVTADNESQILVHDAHSASPTTAFALSRLADPDTLHHTPIGVFRSVDRPVYDTQMADQLDTAIEQNGKGDLAALLAGGDTWTVVG; translated from the coding sequence ATGGCTGAGACGTCCACGGAAGGCACGGGCACGATCGAGGCGCTTTCTCTCGTTCCCAAGGCCGAGGCCAGGCAGTCCATGAGGGACTTCAAGTCCGATCAGGAAGTGCGCTGGTGCCCCGGCTGCGGTGACTACGCGATCCTCGCGGCGGTCCAGGGCTTCATGCCGGAGCTGGGTCTCGCCAAGGAGAACATCGTCTTCGTCTCCGGCATCGGCTGCTCGTCACGCTTCCCGTACTACATGAACACGTACGGCATGCACTCCATCCACGGCCGCGCCCCCGCCATCGCCACCGGACTCGCCTCCAGCAGGCGGGACTTGAGCGTCTGGGTCGTCACCGGCGACGGCGATGCCCTCTCCATCGGCGGCAACCACCTCATCCACGCCCTGCGCCGCAACGTCAACCTCAAGATCCTTCTGTTCAACAACCGGATCTACGGCCTCACCAAGGGCCAGTACTCGCCGACGAGCGAAGTCGGCAAGATCACCAAGTCGACGCCGATGGGCTCGCTGGACGCGCCCTTCAACCCGGTCTCCCTCGCCATCGGCGCGGAAGCCTCCTTCGTGGCGCGGACCATCGACTCGGACCGGCAGCACCTCACCGGCGTGCTGCGCCAGGCCGCGGCGCACCCCGGCACCGCACTGGTGGAGATCTACCAGAACTGCAACATCTTCAACGACGGAGCCTTCGAGGCCCTCAAGGACAAGCAGCAGGCCCAGGAGGCGGTCATCCGCCTGGAGCACGGGCAGCCCATCCGCTTCGGCGCCGACGGCACCCGCGGCGTCGTACGCGATCAGCTGACCGGCGATCTGAAGGTCGTCACCGTCACGGCGGACAACGAGTCGCAGATCCTGGTCCATGACGCCCACTCCGCGTCGCCCACCACGGCCTTCGCGCTCTCCCGCCTCGCCGACCCCGACACGCTGCACCACACCCCCATCGGCGTGTTCCGCTCCGTGGACCGGCCCGTCTACGACACCCAGATGGCCGACCAGCTGGACACGGCCATCGAGCAGAACGGCAAGGGCGACCTCGCCGCACTGCTGGCCGGCGGCGACACCTGGACAGTCGTCGGCTAG
- a CDS encoding tetratricopeptide repeat protein, producing the protein MSSAPAPGSAIPAAHTASAPGNPAPDPVRPSAPAHPAPDPEHASVPANPAPEPVRPSAPPAPAPEPLRPPAPPVAPERGAPTPSTFVLRAVPEPKPLPGSAATHVLRAVPESAAGGVAAPTGEFGPAPVAEGAPVRKAVPGMEAMSMLDPEPEPEPKPAPVRGFDAVAEAVLAPSSAQESDGAAAFLVEPVARINEAVKMGRIEAAAGMAERAVAEAAQSLGEEHPEVLKLRELTAYIAYLAGDALRSFHLSLDLARVRRRHRDPRAAYGNVQSAAAAWRAVRDPLQGLHLGRDLIGVWTELTADGGPAADDIEQLESARTRMGRLAERARVLADNPYTPGPRAHGQ; encoded by the coding sequence GTGTCGTCCGCCCCGGCTCCCGGGTCGGCGATTCCCGCCGCGCACACCGCCTCGGCGCCCGGCAATCCGGCACCCGACCCCGTACGCCCTTCCGCCCCCGCCCATCCGGCGCCTGATCCCGAACACGCCTCAGTGCCGGCCAACCCGGCACCCGAACCCGTACGCCCGTCAGCGCCCCCCGCCCCGGCTCCCGAGCCGCTGCGTCCCCCGGCGCCCCCCGTCGCCCCCGAGCGCGGCGCCCCGACCCCGTCGACCTTCGTGCTGCGGGCGGTGCCGGAGCCCAAGCCGCTGCCTGGGAGCGCGGCGACGCATGTGCTGCGGGCGGTGCCGGAGTCGGCGGCCGGAGGTGTGGCGGCTCCGACGGGGGAGTTCGGGCCGGCTCCGGTGGCCGAAGGCGCTCCTGTGCGGAAGGCGGTCCCTGGGATGGAGGCCATGTCCATGCTGGATCCGGAGCCCGAGCCGGAGCCGAAGCCCGCTCCTGTGCGGGGCTTCGACGCGGTCGCCGAGGCGGTGCTGGCGCCGAGCTCGGCCCAGGAGAGCGACGGCGCGGCGGCGTTCCTCGTGGAACCGGTGGCGCGGATCAACGAGGCCGTGAAGATGGGCCGGATCGAGGCGGCCGCGGGAATGGCGGAGCGAGCCGTCGCGGAGGCCGCGCAGTCGCTGGGCGAGGAGCACCCGGAGGTGCTGAAGCTGCGCGAACTGACCGCGTACATCGCCTACTTGGCGGGTGACGCACTCAGGTCCTTCCACCTGTCGCTGGACCTCGCCAGGGTCCGCCGACGTCACCGCGACCCGCGCGCCGCGTACGGCAACGTACAAAGCGCGGCGGCGGCCTGGCGCGCCGTGCGCGACCCCCTGCAGGGTCTCCACCTCGGACGCGATCTGATCGGTGTGTGGACCGAGCTCACAGCCGACGGCGGCCCCGCCGCCGACGACATCGAGCAGCTCGAATCGGCCCGCACCCGCATGGGTCGCCTCGCCGAACGCGCCCGCGTCCTGGCCGACAACCCCTACACCCCGGGCCCGCGAGCCCATGGCCAGTGA
- a CDS encoding DUF6668 family protein, translating to MQGVAMHGNERRGPDGPEIWLRGPVGKPEPHRQQEEGPESHQLTVSARRFAWVATHGGAGTSTLAAVFGGHDAGRNWPRPERGEPGSVLLVGRTHAAGLDAVSHTLDIFRRGDAPPGLDLDAIVLVADAPGRLPRQLTQRIKVIGSVIDVYRVPWVPAWRTGDLTGPLPREIASLARLTGRTTP from the coding sequence ATGCAGGGGGTGGCGATGCACGGGAACGAGCGGCGCGGGCCGGACGGGCCCGAGATCTGGCTTCGCGGGCCGGTCGGCAAACCGGAGCCGCACCGGCAGCAGGAGGAGGGGCCGGAATCCCACCAACTCACGGTGAGCGCAAGGCGGTTCGCCTGGGTCGCCACCCACGGCGGTGCCGGTACCTCCACGCTCGCCGCCGTCTTCGGCGGTCATGACGCGGGCCGCAACTGGCCCCGGCCGGAGCGGGGCGAGCCGGGTTCCGTCCTCCTCGTCGGGCGTACGCACGCGGCCGGCCTGGACGCCGTCTCGCACACCCTCGACATCTTCCGGCGCGGCGACGCACCCCCGGGACTCGACCTCGACGCCATCGTCCTGGTCGCCGACGCGCCCGGGCGGCTCCCCCGTCAACTCACCCAGCGCATCAAGGTGATCGGCTCGGTCATCGACGTCTACCGGGTGCCGTGGGTGCCCGCGTGGCGCACCGGCGACCTCACGGGACCGCTGCCGCGCGAGATCGCATCACTGGCCCGACTGACCGGGAGGACCACTCCATGA
- a CDS encoding NAD(P)H-binding protein, which yields MSIIVTGATGNLGRFVIEGLLEKVPADQITAVVRDQEKAAGFAARGVKIAVADYNAPETFDGVISAGDKVLLISGNEFHLGRVAQHQVVLDTAKAAGAALFAYTSAPGSLTAALADDHRATEDAILASGLPYALLRNGWYNENYTENLAPVLEHGAVVQAAGEGRVASAARADYAAAAVAVLTGEGHENKTYELSGDTTFDFAEYAAEIAEQSGKEIVYNAVPVEVYTGILTGAGLPEGLAAVLAGVDISIENGELGVITGDLSRLTGRPTTPIAESIKAALKG from the coding sequence ATGAGCATCATCGTCACCGGAGCCACCGGAAACCTCGGCCGTTTCGTCATCGAAGGGCTGCTGGAGAAGGTCCCGGCGGACCAGATCACCGCCGTTGTCCGTGACCAGGAGAAGGCCGCCGGTTTCGCGGCGCGCGGCGTGAAGATCGCGGTCGCCGACTACAACGCGCCCGAGACCTTCGACGGCGTCATCTCCGCCGGCGACAAGGTGCTGCTCATCTCGGGCAACGAGTTCCACCTCGGCCGCGTCGCCCAACACCAGGTCGTCCTCGACACCGCCAAGGCCGCCGGTGCCGCGCTCTTCGCCTACACCAGTGCCCCCGGCAGCCTGACGGCCGCCCTGGCCGACGACCACCGGGCCACGGAGGACGCCATCCTGGCGTCCGGTCTGCCGTACGCCCTGCTGCGCAACGGCTGGTACAACGAGAACTACACCGAGAACCTCGCGCCCGTCCTCGAGCACGGCGCCGTCGTCCAGGCCGCGGGCGAGGGCCGGGTCGCCTCCGCCGCGCGGGCCGACTACGCGGCTGCCGCCGTGGCGGTGCTGACCGGTGAGGGCCACGAGAACAAGACGTACGAGCTGAGCGGCGACACCACCTTCGACTTCGCCGAGTACGCCGCCGAGATCGCCGAGCAGTCCGGCAAGGAGATCGTCTACAACGCCGTTCCCGTCGAGGTGTACACCGGCATCCTGACCGGGGCCGGCCTGCCCGAGGGCCTCGCCGCCGTCCTGGCAGGCGTGGACATCTCCATCGAGAACGGCGAGCTGGGCGTCATCACCGGCGACCTGTCCCGCCTGACCGGCCGCCCGACCACGCCGATCGCCGAGTCGATCAAGGCGGCACTGAAGGGCTGA
- a CDS encoding ATP/GTP-binding protein codes for MSAVKSIPTAPPRGWYGPGGGQVGHVDPPSMWRATTVQACGLWPFAAGSGAPMTGVPLGQHLHTGATVCGDPISWFTRARYISNPSLFMLGMPGLGKSTLVNRMLIGMSATGITPLVLGDLKPDYADTVRALGGQVISIGRGVGGINVLDPGAMGEAAVRIGGERGRILAAEAHGRVLNMVAALITIVRGRPMDDHEQSVLSACLHHLAERTKPGRAPLLPDLLKVLDEGPDRVRAVTLDRGNVARYQEAVDPLHRSLLGVLDGPLGDTFASETSTRINPASPAVCVDISRIGEADTQLTAAAMLAAWSDGLGTVAAAHALADAGLAPQRWFFTVLDELWRPLRAASGIVERIDALTRLNRSLGLGDAKITHTLKDAEALGSESDRAKARGFVERAGMVVCAGLPRTEMKELGEIVGMSEREIELVSSWSSPPGWASTGGNEEPPGRGRFLIKVGGRPGIPIKVSITDTERALHNTNTRWSEAGKPSLSKRDGGLR; via the coding sequence GTGAGTGCCGTGAAATCCATCCCCACCGCCCCGCCGCGCGGCTGGTACGGTCCCGGCGGCGGCCAGGTCGGGCATGTGGACCCGCCCTCGATGTGGCGCGCGACCACGGTTCAGGCGTGCGGGCTGTGGCCCTTCGCGGCGGGCTCCGGCGCGCCCATGACCGGGGTCCCGCTCGGCCAGCATCTGCACACCGGAGCGACCGTGTGCGGCGACCCCATCTCCTGGTTCACCCGCGCCCGTTACATCTCCAACCCGTCCCTGTTCATGCTCGGCATGCCGGGCCTGGGCAAGTCGACGCTGGTCAACCGCATGCTGATCGGCATGTCCGCGACGGGCATCACCCCGCTGGTACTCGGCGACCTGAAGCCCGACTACGCCGACACCGTGCGGGCGTTGGGCGGCCAGGTGATCTCGATCGGGCGGGGCGTCGGGGGTATCAACGTCCTCGACCCGGGCGCGATGGGCGAGGCGGCGGTACGGATCGGGGGCGAGCGAGGCCGCATCCTCGCGGCGGAGGCGCACGGCCGGGTCCTGAACATGGTCGCCGCGCTGATCACGATCGTGCGGGGCCGCCCGATGGACGACCACGAACAGTCCGTACTGTCCGCCTGCCTCCACCACCTCGCGGAGCGTACGAAGCCGGGGCGGGCGCCGCTGCTGCCGGATCTGTTGAAGGTGCTGGACGAGGGTCCGGACCGGGTCCGTGCGGTGACGCTGGACCGGGGGAACGTCGCCCGCTACCAGGAGGCGGTGGACCCTCTCCACCGGTCGCTCCTGGGCGTGCTGGACGGACCGCTCGGCGACACCTTCGCGTCCGAGACGTCGACGCGGATCAACCCGGCCTCGCCGGCGGTCTGCGTGGACATCTCGCGTATCGGCGAGGCGGACACGCAGCTGACCGCGGCTGCGATGCTCGCCGCGTGGTCGGACGGACTGGGCACGGTGGCGGCCGCCCACGCGCTCGCGGACGCGGGGCTGGCCCCCCAGCGATGGTTCTTCACGGTCCTGGACGAACTGTGGCGTCCCCTGCGGGCCGCCTCCGGCATCGTGGAGCGGATCGACGCGCTGACCCGGCTGAACCGGTCGCTGGGGCTGGGCGACGCGAAGATCACGCACACGCTGAAGGACGCGGAGGCGTTGGGCAGCGAGTCCGACCGCGCGAAGGCGCGCGGCTTCGTGGAACGGGCCGGGATGGTCGTCTGCGCCGGGCTTCCCCGTACCGAGATGAAGGAGCTCGGCGAGATCGTCGGCATGTCCGAGCGGGAGATCGAACTCGTGTCGTCCTGGTCCTCGCCGCCCGGGTGGGCGAGCACGGGCGGGAACGAGGAGCCGCCGGGGCGTGGACGCTTCCTGATCAAGGTGGGCGGGCGTCCCGGGATCCCGATCAAGGTGTCCATCACGGACACCGAGCGGGCGTTGCACAACACGAACACGCGGTGGTCGGAGGCGGGGAAGCCGTCGCTTTCCAAGCGGGACGGTGGATTGCGATGA
- a CDS encoding peptidoglycan DD-metalloendopeptidase family protein, translating to MTWVVGGCLAAVIMPVVMMVAVSGSPSEADTGSGAGGGLKDGTVPQQYVPWVLKAGALCDVIKPAVVAAQIEAESGWNPNAQSPVGAEGLSQFMPGTWTTWGRDDDGNGRISPYDPGDAIMAQGRYDCALAKQVEGYKNRGEAQGETLDLALAAYNAGPGAVHQYGGMPPYTETQNYVARIKSLISKYESIDDAPGKIPDGQQMAMPIPGDPPVTSPYGMRMHPILHVYKLHTGIDFGAAAGTPFKAARDGTVTSAGWANGYGNRVVISHGTINGDQISTTYNHMSAIDVSVGQKVKVGQQVGAVGSTGYSTGPHAHFEVMQNGKYVDPAPWLGLK from the coding sequence ATGACCTGGGTGGTCGGCGGCTGTCTTGCCGCGGTGATCATGCCGGTGGTCATGATGGTCGCGGTGAGCGGATCGCCGAGCGAGGCGGACACGGGGTCGGGCGCGGGCGGCGGGCTGAAGGACGGCACGGTGCCGCAGCAGTACGTGCCCTGGGTCCTCAAGGCGGGCGCCCTCTGCGACGTCATCAAGCCCGCGGTCGTCGCCGCGCAGATCGAGGCCGAGTCGGGCTGGAATCCCAACGCCCAATCTCCGGTCGGGGCCGAGGGGTTGTCGCAGTTCATGCCCGGCACCTGGACGACCTGGGGCCGGGACGACGACGGCAACGGCCGGATATCCCCGTACGACCCCGGGGACGCGATCATGGCGCAGGGCCGTTACGACTGCGCTCTCGCCAAGCAGGTCGAGGGCTACAAGAACCGCGGCGAGGCGCAGGGCGAGACACTCGACCTCGCGCTCGCCGCGTACAACGCGGGACCGGGCGCGGTGCACCAGTACGGTGGCATGCCCCCGTACACCGAGACCCAGAACTACGTGGCCCGCATCAAGTCGCTGATATCCAAGTACGAGTCGATCGACGACGCACCGGGCAAGATCCCGGACGGGCAGCAGATGGCGATGCCGATCCCCGGCGACCCGCCCGTCACCTCCCCGTACGGCATGCGCATGCACCCGATCCTGCACGTCTACAAGCTGCACACCGGCATCGACTTCGGCGCCGCGGCCGGTACGCCGTTCAAGGCGGCCCGGGACGGCACGGTCACCTCCGCCGGCTGGGCCAACGGGTACGGAAACCGTGTGGTGATCTCCCACGGAACCATCAATGGCGACCAGATTTCGACGACCTACAACCACATGTCCGCCATCGACGTCAGTGTCGGACAGAAGGTGAAGGTCGGCCAGCAGGTGGGCGCGGTCGGCTCCACCGGTTACTCGACCGGACCGCATGCGCACTTCGAGGTCATGCAGAACGGCAAGTACGTGGATCCGGCACCCTGGCTGGGGCTGAAGTGA